From Coffea arabica cultivar ET-39 chromosome 9c, Coffea Arabica ET-39 HiFi, whole genome shotgun sequence, one genomic window encodes:
- the LOC113708660 gene encoding coatomer subunit epsilon-1-like → MAAGAPDPLFALRNNFYLGAYQAAINNSDVPNLSSEEAVERDSLVYRSYIALGSYQLVINEIDSSAATPLQAVKLLASYFASPANKEATISSIKEWLGDPAIGSNPILRLIAGIIFMHEEDYNEALKHTNAGGTMELHALNVQIFLKMYRSDYAEKQLRIMQQIDEDHTLTQLANAWMNIAVGGSKIQEAYLIFQDFSEKYQSTCLVLNGKAVCCMHMGNFDDAETLLLDALNKDAKDSETLANLVVCCLHLGKSASRFLSQLKLSHPDHLLVKRVSSAEDNFERALQTVA, encoded by the exons ATGGCAGCTGGAGCACCCGACCCGTTATTTGCCCTGAGGAACAACTTCTACTTAGGTGCATACCAAGCCGCCATCAACAACAGCGACGTCCCGAACCTCTCATCCGAAGAAGCCGTCGAAAGAGATTCTCTGGTTTATAGATCTTACATTGCCCTAGGCAGTTATCAG CTTGTGATTAATGAGATCGACTCCTCAGCTGCTACTCCTCTTCAGGCCGTCAAATTGCTCGCTTCGTATTTCGCAAGCCCTGCTAACAAG GAAGCAACAATCTCAAGTATTAAGGAGTGGTTGGGAGATCCAGCCATTGGGAGCAACCCTATTTTACGCCTTATTGCTGGAATCATATTCATGCATGAGGAGGACTACAATGAAGCTCTCAAACATACAAATGCTGGGGGAACTATGGAGCT GCATGCATTGAACGTCCAAATATTTCTTAAGATGTACAGATCAGATTATGCAGAGAAGCAATTAAGAATCATGCAACAGATTGATGAAGACCATACTCTAACTCAACTTGCAAATGCATGGATGAATATAGCCGTA GGTGGTTCAAAGATACAAGAGGCATATCTTATCTTCCAAGATTTTTCTGAGAAGTATCAGAGTACATGTCTCGTCCTGAATGGAAAGGCTGTTTGCTGCATGCACATGGGAAACTTTGATGATGCTGAGACACTGTTACTTGATGCCCTAAACAAG GATGCAAAGGATTCTGAGACACTGGCCAATCTGGTGGTCTGCTGTCTTCACCTTGGGAAGTCTGCTTCGCGGTTCCTCAG CCAGTTGAAGTTGTCACACCCAGATCACTTGCTTGTGAAACGGGTATCGTCTGCAGAAGATAATTTTGAGAGGGCACTTCAAACAGTTGCTTGA